A genomic window from Rhizobium sp. EC-SD404 includes:
- a CDS encoding DNA-binding protein encodes MNADRNTNYLTGRQVQNRYQISHMTLYRWEHDAGMCFPSPMVINRRKFFKEADLVEWERERARASA; translated from the coding sequence ATGAACGCAGATCGAAACACGAATTACCTGACTGGTCGGCAGGTGCAAAACCGCTACCAGATCAGCCATATGACGCTGTATCGCTGGGAGCATGATGCGGGAATGTGCTTCCCTTCACCCATGGTGATCAACCGGCGCAAATTCTTCAAGGAAGCGGATCTTGTGGAGTGGGAGCGGGAACGCGCCCGGGCTTCTGCATGA